The following coding sequences are from one Proteiniborus sp. DW1 window:
- the tilS gene encoding tRNA lysidine(34) synthetase TilS: protein MREKVINVIKEYGLIEKDDKIVVGVSGGPDSMALLYILKDVREEINFSIYVAHVNHGIRKEEADADEEFVRSVCLKNSFPFYSIKVNMDQYAAENKLTSEEAGRAIRYDFFNKILNDLGGGKIAVAHNKNDQAETLLMRFFRGTGLEGLRGMEYKNMNIIRPLLDISREEIEDFCRNNNISVRIDRTNLEPIYGRNRTRLEVIPYIIKNYNKGIIDTLSRTARLMQMDSEFILGIADERFNNLVVEESPNSIVLYIDRLKNEHYSIRTRIIRKSIEKINGSLKGIEEKHINNIISLIDENITGKSINITNNIIIKTSYGKMIIQKENKYNIKSFKYTFDIGDTIDINELGAIVTSKIVPISEVDIKQSKGFIKFFDYDKIKGRLCIRNRRDGDRFAPLGMRGTKKLKDFFIDEKIPRDERDRIPIIEDGEKIIWVVGYRISEECKISSNTSSVLVLEYQKYK, encoded by the coding sequence ATGAGAGAAAAAGTAATTAATGTAATAAAAGAATACGGTTTAATAGAAAAAGATGATAAAATAGTAGTAGGAGTTTCAGGTGGACCTGATTCTATGGCTTTACTTTATATTCTTAAGGATGTAAGGGAAGAGATTAATTTCAGTATTTATGTTGCTCATGTGAATCATGGTATCAGAAAAGAAGAAGCAGATGCTGATGAGGAGTTTGTTAGGAGCGTATGTTTAAAGAATTCTTTTCCTTTTTACTCAATTAAGGTTAATATGGATCAATATGCTGCTGAAAATAAGCTTACATCTGAAGAAGCTGGAAGAGCTATAAGATATGATTTTTTTAATAAGATACTAAATGACCTCGGTGGAGGAAAGATTGCTGTAGCACATAATAAAAACGACCAGGCGGAGACATTATTAATGAGATTTTTTAGGGGAACAGGCTTAGAAGGCTTAAGGGGCATGGAATACAAGAATATGAATATTATAAGACCTCTTTTAGATATTAGTAGAGAGGAAATAGAAGATTTTTGCAGGAATAATAATATATCTGTTAGAATTGATAGGACAAACTTAGAGCCTATATATGGTAGAAATAGAACTAGGTTAGAAGTTATCCCTTACATAATCAAAAATTATAATAAGGGAATCATTGATACTCTAAGCAGGACTGCTAGGCTAATGCAAATGGATAGTGAATTTATATTAGGGATTGCAGATGAAAGATTTAATAATTTAGTTGTAGAGGAGTCTCCAAATAGTATAGTACTATATATAGATAGGCTTAAAAATGAGCACTATTCCATTAGAACGAGAATAATTAGAAAAAGTATTGAAAAAATAAATGGAAGTCTAAAGGGTATAGAGGAAAAGCATATTAATAATATAATTAGTTTAATAGATGAAAACATAACAGGAAAAAGTATAAATATAACTAATAATATTATTATTAAAACTAGTTATGGAAAGATGATAATTCAGAAAGAAAATAAATATAATATAAAGTCCTTCAAATATACCTTTGACATAGGAGATACTATAGATATAAATGAGCTAGGAGCTATTGTTACTTCTAAGATAGTGCCTATATCAGAAGTAGATATTAAGCAAAGTAAAGGGTTTATAAAGTTCTTTGACTATGATAAAATTAAAGGTAGGCTTTGTATAAGAAATAGAAGAGATGGAGATAGATTTGCTCCATTAGGAATGAGAGGGACTAAAAAACTCAAGGATTTTTTTATTGATGAAAAGATACCAAGAGATGAGAGAGACCGTATACCAATTATAGAAGATGGTGAGAAGATTATTTGGGTAGTAGGATATAGAATAAGTGAAGAGTGCAAGATAAGTAGCAATACTTCAAGTGTCTTAGTATTAGAATACCAAAAATATAAATAA
- a CDS encoding VWA domain-containing protein, which produces MKKTIEFRQIMLITDGESNEGIDPITAAKEGHNRGVTISTIGITDKTNDERPLSEIKDIAEAGGGVWELTNIQNLSMALSMATVKSVYKTIEEAVSKELKEIIGTGLNDIPPESRIKVTDMIDRLGDEINIKCCIVIDSSSSMTNKMSMAKKSIINLLRVLEQRKGKTEIAVISYPGKNKDQYDILCNFTEDVSLLEESLNKILIGGNTPTGPAIESAVQLLCNHLDYGLNAKEEIVFKSMSV; this is translated from the coding sequence ATGAAGAAGACTATAGAATTTAGGCAAATAATGCTCATAACCGATGGTGAATCTAATGAAGGCATAGACCCTATAACTGCTGCAAAAGAGGGGCATAATAGAGGGGTTACTATCAGTACTATAGGAATAACAGACAAGACAAATGATGAAAGACCATTATCAGAAATAAAAGATATAGCAGAAGCAGGTGGAGGAGTTTGGGAATTAACTAATATTCAAAATCTTTCAATGGCACTTAGCATGGCAACTGTTAAATCTGTGTATAAAACTATAGAGGAAGCAGTAAGCAAGGAATTGAAGGAGATAATAGGGACTGGCCTTAACGATATACCACCAGAATCCAGAATTAAAGTCACGGATATGATAGACAGGCTTGGAGATGAGATAAATATAAAATGCTGCATAGTCATAGATTCAAGTAGCAGCATGACTAATAAAATGAGTATGGCGAAGAAAAGCATAATAAACCTTTTAAGAGTACTAGAACAAAGAAAAGGAAAGACAGAAATAGCAGTAATAAGTTATCCAGGCAAAAATAAAGATCAATATGACATCCTTTGTAACTTTACTGAAGATGTGTCATTACTTGAGGAGTCTCTTAATAAGATACTCATAGGAGGGAATACTCCTACAGGACCTGCAATAGAAAGTGCTGTACAGCTTTTATGTAATCATCTCGACTATGGATTGAATGCAAAAGAGGAAATAGTTTTTAAGAGTATGAGTGTATAA
- a CDS encoding AarF/UbiB family protein, producing the protein MLQIMETVIGKWNKNKYTVLSKLGEGGIGSVYKVKDAKGNIRALKISKDINSITREFDVMNKLKSLKNTPNAYEIDDYKKNGDIYYFFVMDYIEGYNIKKIIEHGKLKLKDIIGIGIILLNILERIYKMGYVYVDIKPDNIMIDKKKKKVGFIDFGGVIEVGQGIKEFTPAYSIFSWGIDVNNNYEAYIIFSNAMIISSMLLRREFNPLVHNLEQIISNINLLTLDRRLKKCLIKALRGEINKISTFREDLKKLLKECNLHLEVNRNTAHKIKYNIKSELFIDVFFIFSIGFFLTMIAIGINIYFFRG; encoded by the coding sequence ATGCTTCAAATAATGGAGACAGTAATTGGGAAATGGAATAAGAATAAATACACCGTCCTATCTAAGCTTGGAGAAGGGGGAATAGGATCAGTATATAAGGTAAAAGATGCGAAAGGAAATATAAGAGCTCTAAAAATTAGCAAGGATATAAACTCTATAACTAGGGAGTTTGATGTCATGAATAAACTAAAGTCACTTAAAAATACTCCAAATGCATATGAGATAGATGATTATAAAAAAAATGGGGATATATATTATTTTTTTGTTATGGACTATATAGAAGGGTATAATATTAAAAAAATAATAGAACATGGCAAATTAAAATTAAAAGATATAATTGGAATAGGAATAATTTTATTGAATATTCTTGAAAGAATATATAAAATGGGATATGTATATGTTGATATTAAGCCAGATAATATTATGATAGATAAGAAAAAGAAGAAGGTCGGTTTTATTGACTTTGGAGGAGTGATAGAAGTTGGCCAAGGAATCAAGGAATTCACCCCTGCCTATAGCATTTTTTCATGGGGTATAGACGTAAATAATAATTATGAAGCCTATATTATTTTTAGCAATGCTATGATAATTTCCTCTATGCTACTAAGAAGAGAATTTAATCCATTAGTACATAACTTAGAACAGATAATATCAAATATTAATCTTCTAACTCTTGATAGAAGACTAAAAAAGTGCTTAATAAAAGCACTTAGAGGAGAAATTAATAAAATAAGTACTTTTAGAGAAGACCTTAAAAAGCTCCTTAAAGAATGTAATCTACACCTAGAAGTAAATAGGAATACAGCCCATAAAATTAAATACAATATAAAGTCTGAGTTGTTTATAGATGTATTTTTTATATTTAGTATAGGATTTTTTTTAACGATGATTGCTATAGGTATTAATATTTATTTTTTTAGAGGATGA